Proteins encoded in a region of the Rhodopirellula islandica genome:
- a CDS encoding GntR family transcriptional regulator — translation MFFSIDAASDVPIYEQIVRQVKLAVADGTLVGGQMLPSVRQLSRDIALNPNTIARAYRELQTQEILKPLRGRGMVVRRDAMDACTAARDDLVGDGVRRALADAIAGGMSPDQLRSLFESELSRLSAASAKSNSDESSLESVSSSNNEPSHE, via the coding sequence ATGTTCTTTTCCATTGATGCGGCCAGCGACGTGCCGATCTACGAGCAGATCGTTCGGCAGGTCAAGCTGGCTGTTGCCGATGGCACGCTGGTTGGTGGCCAAATGCTTCCCAGTGTGCGTCAGCTTTCTCGCGACATCGCGCTGAATCCCAACACGATCGCGCGAGCTTATCGCGAGTTGCAAACCCAAGAGATTCTCAAACCGCTGCGTGGTCGCGGGATGGTGGTTCGTCGCGATGCGATGGATGCCTGCACGGCCGCCCGCGATGACTTGGTGGGGGACGGTGTTCGCCGTGCTTTGGCCGATGCGATTGCTGGCGGGATGTCACCGGATCAATTGCGGTCGCTCTTTGAATCCGAGCTTTCGCGATTGAGTGCAGCCTCCGCGAAGTCCAACTCGGACGAATCAAGCCTTGAATCTGTTTCTTCCTCCAACAACGAGCCGAGCCATGAATGA
- a CDS encoding ABC transporter ATP-binding protein has product MSKRFRNTVALDNVSLRVPAGTVFALLGENGAGKTTLIRILTGFQKPDSGAASILGHDCGQHSEEIRRKIGYVSDSPALYEWMTPPEIGWFVSAFYDEGFIPRYRELIEEFQVPPATKIKSMSKGQRAKVALALATAHDPELLILDEPTSGLDPMVRRQFLESMVDRAAAGRTVLLSSHHINEVERVADMVAMIHGGQVKLVQSMNDLKLHTRIVTATMDDAHVESPDLPGRVLSEMNNGRQRRWVITDWNDAGELHWGPDDGVRQFHVSVPTLEEVFIAVCGQPIRDEPSVFDRRQEVNDGHFA; this is encoded by the coding sequence GTGAGCAAGCGGTTTCGAAACACGGTTGCTTTGGACAACGTCAGTTTGCGTGTTCCGGCGGGGACGGTGTTCGCTTTGCTAGGTGAAAACGGTGCTGGCAAGACAACCTTGATTCGAATCTTGACCGGTTTTCAAAAGCCGGATTCGGGAGCGGCATCGATCCTGGGACATGACTGCGGACAGCACTCCGAGGAGATCAGGCGAAAGATCGGATACGTGTCTGACTCGCCGGCACTTTACGAGTGGATGACTCCGCCGGAGATCGGGTGGTTCGTCAGTGCGTTTTACGACGAAGGTTTTATCCCCCGGTATCGCGAATTGATCGAAGAGTTTCAGGTGCCACCGGCGACGAAGATCAAATCGATGAGCAAAGGGCAACGAGCCAAAGTGGCTCTGGCGCTCGCGACGGCTCATGATCCGGAACTGTTGATCTTGGATGAACCGACCAGCGGTTTGGATCCAATGGTCCGTCGTCAGTTCTTGGAATCGATGGTCGACCGTGCCGCTGCGGGGCGAACGGTATTGCTGTCGAGTCATCACATCAATGAAGTCGAGCGAGTCGCAGACATGGTGGCGATGATTCATGGCGGCCAAGTCAAATTGGTTCAGTCGATGAACGACTTGAAATTGCACACTCGAATCGTGACGGCAACGATGGATGACGCTCACGTCGAGTCACCGGATTTACCGGGACGTGTGCTGAGCGAAATGAACAACGGTCGGCAGAGACGCTGGGTGATCACGGATTGGAACGACGCCGGGGAACTGCACTGGGGACCTGATGACGGTGTGCGGCAATTCCATGTCAGTGTGCCAACGCTGGAAGAAGTTTTCATTGCGGTTTGTGGTCAACCCATTCGGGATGAACCTTCGGTTTTCGATCGTCGTCAGGAGGTGAACGATGGCCACTTCGCTTGA